In the Diprion similis isolate iyDipSimi1 chromosome 2, iyDipSimi1.1, whole genome shotgun sequence genome, one interval contains:
- the LOC124416546 gene encoding uncharacterized protein LOC124416546 isoform X1 yields the protein MLQSNFESASGPEPVIGSPETNLRTLHPAAPPIGWRTMHPTAPRSSRSSVHSLAPSPTVAPSPCPSPSPSPSLALPIAQQQQQQHIIYGPITALQPCAAALHSPCVYPSNTQRGTSTPISVPQHAQGKSTKWHGKSNNKPLRSQYCHGQPGQSTHPSYAGKSLVVYDQTQAGTPVSTSSFLVSSSTFAHGQFPAEHYNNSSVALVPPPYFKPPEVQTFCLVQDRQTAPQHNSYYNISAANTCSRQTVNSTPGFQLPNIAPYTVTAIPNNQIPAALPVQSTQIFQTAPVGLVFGPPPREKYAANSALDVSTSAKYLRNKHPCSVANPKIPTIPRLQNEWPPSLAPTTNSSSSTAVATSVNAPALSSNNVAFDACKSPQDTSFQKLSISTPLKQAEDRYSDDSSVSFDFTIEAEKMVSALCNTASSNDLGGVCGKDEIRKSETSYFNGAGDNVGNKGTWFADLGIEYSLNGDGGSRAVGTQTQPNQAFAQQLPELIRKTAYWGCSEAESILNSVKYQNPKQAWLSNISSATRTAITKSSTCFPVFANDGTFVHDLISALLRVTNGWLILDNYLNKQHYPNLTDKFDDELTRCFQGWEGSTYELLRNVIQTFLKLDEASKSNFNLTSGPQSETQNGSFPGDVSLYTNSDVFCPTVSTASSQHRSDNNILSSTFPFQQPQESAYAVHYTRQPTGVQNFRYINTQQGLKETKPRSKWTLTESLVSAPEGTKSVPDVTLINNEAGLGGCKFRSKINSSSGKDTARQSLNAEFVDLRNKVMESNSDTVKQWNMNSDSRRKNDFLFRIKSTGEMEPVYKANSSTGLVSMYSTKTSDTAYDTGVSTKLYMQDSETVFRNATAVAEPAYIGKPSMLGESNFTRKFRRDNDHRSKSSKCMDKNSLARSGSGVETICLGKSSTDHLELATVPKNKMTLLSQIEPSATLGKGREEMAASLSAWFASMRTSNPALSASSTGNSENRLSENYKSPHSQDLSRSTIDLTRQLQMDPNRQLKTLQNMQSIQSAPWNACNLINSRNNVQQIEEYDSSEDVRVYMKPGSYNVPKKRHQRRPNRRVENPPVPRNPSGNITQNNSGSTQRLQFPAVPALPQPSLSLDNSPRILRRVNSSSSHDFSQDVTWKAACASAEILLEALAVKEGEIGASEVKETTTRMSPTPKCQDGGASASSYEASEDDSGSTCKLSTSGLQSKDTKMSKTNIKTDSWLIRTLNNASIKQRQEPDLDSSESFNSSIHEDELVTGNSGKKLDTSLSRSQEPRDEDQATDLAEGIVRATYSETVRRCASGNGTKESCRSRPPKATLANTSGTGNIMSARKCQRKELLSHKSRKSVVKGVAKQTDLAPSEESCVKIKLAKDEIPRLPVVKGQSKKKDAVSVHSGENGKNKGGDRGWSVWYSSRRRQSLSPLASRKLEEIHDTVWQMEEAEMFKYPPSSSLAIRSSTESSEDYYKVIKSPMFLETIDYKLKNKIYHKVEHVIRDFRRIIFNSRMYYKNDADRMARVEALSQKLDNLFDEHFTSWDFENITGSPRDGNGSPTPSRYKLPAQKATRSVNTKKSPSVHINLDNSGSVH from the exons ATGTTACAGTCAAACTTTGAGTCAGCATCTGGTCCGGAACCAGTGATCGGCAGCCCAGAGACTAATCTAAGGACACTTCACCCTGCAGCCCCACCTATAGGGTGGAGGACCATGCATCCAACTGCCCCACGATCCAGCCGATCATCAGTTCACTCCTTGGCTCCGTCTCCCACCGTAGCACCTTCGCCGTGTCCCTCACCATCGCCGTCGCCATCGTTAGCCCTTCCTATTgcccaacaacaacaacagcagcacaTCATCTACGGACCGATAACAGCATTGCAGCCTTGCGCCGCAGCTCTGCACTCCCCCTGTGTTTACCCCTCAAACACTCAGCGAGGGACCAGTACGCCGATATCGGTACCCCAACACGCCCAAg GTAAGAGCACGAAATGGCATGGaaaatctaacaataagcccCTGAGAAGCCAGTACTGCCACGGGCAACCAGGTCAATCTACGCATCCATCCTACGCTGGAAAATCGTTGGTGGTGTACGATCAGACGCAGGCTGGAACACCGGTATCGACCTCCTCGTTCCTAGTCTCATCGTCAACCTTCGCTCACGGCCAATTCCCAGCCGAACACTACAACAACTCAAGTGTTGCCCTTGTGCCTCCACCTTACTTCAAACCACCCGAGGTTCAGACCTTTTGCCTTGTCCAGGATCGGCAGACTGCTCCGCAGCACAACTCATACTACAATATTTCGGCCGCTAACACTTGCAGTCGCCAGACTgtcaactcgacccctggatTTCAGCTGCCAAATATCGCTCCGTACACTGTAACTGCGATTCCGAATAATCAGATTCCCGCAGCCCTCCCTGTCCAGTCaacacaaatatttcaaaccgcCCCTGTTGGCTTAGTCTTCGGTCCACCACCGCGAGAGAAATATGCGGCCAACTCGGCACTTGATGTATCAACTTCGGCAAAGTACTTGAGGAATAAACATCCATGCAGTGTAGCAAATCCGAAAATTCCGACAATTCCTCGACTGCAAAACGAGTGGCCACCATCTCTCGCTCCTACCACCAACTCCTCTTCTTCTACCGCCGTAGCTACCAGCGTCAATGCACCTGCCCTTTCCTCCAACAACGTCGCATTTGATGCCTGCAAAAGCCCACAAGACACTTCGTTCCAGAAGCTAAGTATCTCGACGCCGCTGAAGCAAGCTGAAGACCGTTACTCCGACGACTCTTCAGTCAGCTTTGACTTCACCATCGAGGCAGAAAAGATGGTGTCAGCTCTCTGCAATACCGCTTCGTCGAACGATCTTGGAGGTGTTTGTGGAAAGGACGAGATCCGGAAATCAGAAACAAGCTACTTCAACGGGGCCGGGGACAACGTGGGGAACAAAGGAACTTGGTTCGCTGACTTGGGGATCGAGTATTCCCTTAACGGAGATGGTGGTTCTCGAGCTGTCGGGACTCAGACGCAACCAAATCAGGCCTTCGCTCAGCAACTGCCCGAATTGATACGCAAGACTGCATATTGGGGCTGCAGTGAGGCCGAGTCGATATTGAACTCGGTTAAATACCAAAATCCGAAGCAAGCCTGGCTGTCGAATATCTCCTCAGCAACGAGGACCGCTATTACAAAGTCCTCCACCTGCTTCCCTGTCTTTGCAAATGACGGAACATTTGTCCATGACCTTATAAGCGCTCTGTTACGAGTAACCAATGGTTGGCTAATTCTggataattatttaaacaagCAGCACTATCCTAATTTAACGGACAAATTTGACGATGAACTTACTAGATGCTTTCAAGGCTGGGAAGGAAGCACTTACGAGCTGCTCAGAAACGTGATTCAGACCTTTCTTAAACTCGACGAAGCTagtaaatcaaatttcaacctGACATCTGGCCCACAATCTGAAACACAAAACGGTTCTTTTCCAGGAGACGTTTCCTTGTACACCAATTCCGACGTTTTCTGTCCCACTGTAAGTACCGCCAGCTCTCAACATCGTTCAGATAACAACATTCTATCTTCAACGTTCCCCTTTCAACAACCACAAGAGTCCGCTTACGCTGTACACTACACTCGGCAACCCACTGGAGTACAGAATTTTCGTTACATCAATACTCAACAAGGCCTAAAAGAGACAAAACCGCGCAGTAAGTGGACACTAACCGAGAGCTTGGTCTCGGCTCCAGAAGGTACGAAGTCGGTACCAGATGTTACTCTTATAAATAACGAAGCGGGTCTTGGTGGATGCAAATTTCggtcaaaaataaattcatcttCGGGAAAAGACACCGCACGACAGTCTCTGAACGCAGAATTTGTCGACCTGAGAAATAAAGTTATGGAAAGCAACTCTGACACCGTTAAACAATGGAACATGAACTCTGACTCCAGGAGGAAgaacgattttcttttcagaataaaatctaCTGGGGAAATGGAACCGGTTTATAAGGCGAATTCATCCACCGGACTTGTATCGATGTATTCAACGAAAACATCTGACACGGCATATGACACAGGCGTTTCAACAAAGCTATACATGCAAGATTCTGAGACAGTGTTTCGTAATGCCACTGCGGTAGCTGAGCCTGCTTACATCGGTAAACCGTCTATGCTAGGAGAATCCAATTTTACTAGAAAATTTCGCAGGGATAACGATCACCGAAGTAAATCTTCAAAGTGCatggataaaaattctttagcCAGATCAGGAAGCGGCGTCGAAACAATTTGCTTAGGAAAATCGTCAACCGATCATTTAGAATTGGCTACAGTGCCTAAAAACAAAATGACCCTGCTGAGTCAGATTGAACCAAGCGCGACTCTGGGCAAAGGACGCGAAGAAATGGCAGCCAGTCTGTCTGCTTGGTTTGCTAGCATGCGAACTTCGAATCCAGCACTATCTGCAAGCTCGACgggaaattctgaaaatcgtCTCTCAGAGAATTACAAGTCACCCCATTCTCAAGATCTATCACGGAGCACCATTGACCTGACCAGGCAACTTCAAATGGACCCTAACAGGCAACTGAAGACCCTGCAGAACATGCAGAGCATCCAAAGCGCGCCCTGGAACGCCTGCAACCTGATCAACAGTCGAAACAACGTTCAGCAAATCGAGGAGTACGACAGCTCGGAAGATGTCAGAGTGTACATGAAGCCAGGAAGCTACAATGTCCCGAAAAAACGACACCAACGACGTCCAAATAGACGCGTGGAGAATCCACCAGTTCCGAGAAATCCCAGCGGTAACATAACCCAAAACAATTCCGGGTCCACCCAAAGACTTCAGTTCCCAGCTGTGCCAGCCCTTCCACAGCCTTCACTTTCGCTAGATAACTCCCCTCGGATCTTACGCCGAGTAAACTCTTCATCATCGCATGATTTCTCTCAGGACGTTACTTGGAAGGCAGCTTGTGCTTCTGCCGAGATACTGCTGGAAGCGCTGGCTGTAAAAGAGGGTGAAATCGGCGCAAGTGAGGTCAAAGAAACCACCACTCGAATGAGCCCAACACCAAAGTGTCAGGACGGTGGAGCCTCAGCCTCCAGCTATGAGGCTTCGGAGGATGACTCGGGGTCAACGTGTAAGTTGTCCACTTCCGGCTTACAATCAAAGGACACCAAAATGAGTAAAACTAACATCAAGACGGACTCTTGGTTGATCAGAACTCTGAATAACGCCAGTATCAAACAGAGGCAAGAACCCGACTTGGACAGTTCAGAGTCTTTTAACAGCTCTATACACGAGGATGAATTGGTCACAGGGAACTCAGGAAAAAAGCTTGACACTAGTTTGAGTCGCAGTCAAGAACCTAGAGATGAAGACCAGGCCACGGACTTGGCCGAGGGGATTGTCAGGGCGACATACTCGGAGACGGTGCGACGCTGTGCCTCTGGTAACGGCACCAAGGAATCGTGCAGATCGCGACCTCCAAAAGCTACCCTAGCAAACACGTCGGGAACCGGTAATATCATGTCGGCTCGGAAATGTCAGCGCAAAGAGTTGCTGTCGCACAAATCGCGAAAATCAGTCGTAAAGGGAGTCGCAAAGCAAACAGATTTAGCTCCGAGCGAGGAGAGTTGCGTCAAGATAAAACTAGCTAAGGATGAAATTCCCCGATTGCCCGTGGTCAAAGGTCAATCGAAGAAGAAAGACGCGGTATCCGTACATTCTGGAGAGAATGGAAAGAACAAAGGTGGAGATCGTGGTTGGTCGGTTTGGTACAGCTCCCGAAGAAGACAAAGTCTCAGTCCGCTGGCATCGAGGAAGCTAGAGGAGATTCACGACACAGTCTGGCAGATGGAAGAGGCTGAAATGTTCAAGTATCCTCCGTCAAGTTCACTGGCGATTCGCTCTTCGACAGAATCG AGCGAAGATTATTACAAGGTCATAAAGAGCCCCATGTTCCTCGAAACAATCGACTACAAGCTCAAAAACAAAATCTATCATAAGGTGGAACACGTCATCAGAGATTTCAGAAGAATCATCTTCAACTCGAGGATGTATTACAAG AACGATGCCGATCGCATGGCGCGCGTTGAAGCATTGTCGCAAAAACTCGACAACCTCTTCGACGAACACTTTACAAGCtgggattttgaaaatataaccgGAAGCCCGCGGGATGGCAACGGATCGCCAACTCCATCTCGTTACAAATTGCCAGCACAGAAAGCAACGCGTTCCGTAAATACGAAAAAGAGTCCGTCGGTTCACATAAATCTAGATAACTCTGGCTCAGTACACTAA
- the LOC124416546 gene encoding uncharacterized protein LOC124416546 isoform X3: MHPTAPRSSRSSVHSLAPSPTVAPSPCPSPSPSPSLALPIAQQQQQQHIIYGPITALQPCAAALHSPCVYPSNTQRGKSTKWHGKSNNKPLRSQYCHGQPGQSTHPSYAGKSLVVYDQTQAGTPVSTSSFLVSSSTFAHGQFPAEHYNNSSVALVPPPYFKPPEVQTFCLVQDRQTAPQHNSYYNISAANTCSRQTVNSTPGFQLPNIAPYTVTAIPNNQIPAALPVQSTQIFQTAPVGLVFGPPPREKYAANSALDVSTSAKYLRNKHPCSVANPKIPTIPRLQNEWPPSLAPTTNSSSSTAVATSVNAPALSSNNVAFDACKSPQDTSFQKLSISTPLKQAEDRYSDDSSVSFDFTIEAEKMVSALCNTASSNDLGGVCGKDEIRKSETSYFNGAGDNVGNKGTWFADLGIEYSLNGDGGSRAVGTQTQPNQAFAQQLPELIRKTAYWGCSEAESILNSVKYQNPKQAWLSNISSATRTAITKSSTCFPVFANDGTFVHDLISALLRVTNGWLILDNYLNKQHYPNLTDKFDDELTRCFQGWEGSTYELLRNVIQTFLKLDEASKSNFNLTSGPQSETQNGSFPGDVSLYTNSDVFCPTVSTASSQHRSDNNILSSTFPFQQPQESAYAVHYTRQPTGVQNFRYINTQQGLKETKPRSKWTLTESLVSAPEGTKSVPDVTLINNEAGLGGCKFRSKINSSSGKDTARQSLNAEFVDLRNKVMESNSDTVKQWNMNSDSRRKNDFLFRIKSTGEMEPVYKANSSTGLVSMYSTKTSDTAYDTGVSTKLYMQDSETVFRNATAVAEPAYIGKPSMLGESNFTRKFRRDNDHRSKSSKCMDKNSLARSGSGVETICLGKSSTDHLELATVPKNKMTLLSQIEPSATLGKGREEMAASLSAWFASMRTSNPALSASSTGNSENRLSENYKSPHSQDLSRSTIDLTRQLQMDPNRQLKTLQNMQSIQSAPWNACNLINSRNNVQQIEEYDSSEDVRVYMKPGSYNVPKKRHQRRPNRRVENPPVPRNPSGNITQNNSGSTQRLQFPAVPALPQPSLSLDNSPRILRRVNSSSSHDFSQDVTWKAACASAEILLEALAVKEGEIGASEVKETTTRMSPTPKCQDGGASASSYEASEDDSGSTCKLSTSGLQSKDTKMSKTNIKTDSWLIRTLNNASIKQRQEPDLDSSESFNSSIHEDELVTGNSGKKLDTSLSRSQEPRDEDQATDLAEGIVRATYSETVRRCASGNGTKESCRSRPPKATLANTSGTGNIMSARKCQRKELLSHKSRKSVVKGVAKQTDLAPSEESCVKIKLAKDEIPRLPVVKGQSKKKDAVSVHSGENGKNKGGDRGWSVWYSSRRRQSLSPLASRKLEEIHDTVWQMEEAEMFKYPPSSSLAIRSSTESSEDYYKVIKSPMFLETIDYKLKNKIYHKVEHVIRDFRRIIFNSRMYYKNDADRMARVEALSQKLDNLFDEHFTSWDFENITGSPRDGNGSPTPSRYKLPAQKATRSVNTKKSPSVHINLDNSGSVH; encoded by the exons ATGCATCCAACTGCCCCACGATCCAGCCGATCATCAGTTCACTCCTTGGCTCCGTCTCCCACCGTAGCACCTTCGCCGTGTCCCTCACCATCGCCGTCGCCATCGTTAGCCCTTCCTATTgcccaacaacaacaacagcagcacaTCATCTACGGACCGATAACAGCATTGCAGCCTTGCGCCGCAGCTCTGCACTCCCCCTGTGTTTACCCCTCAAACACTCAGCGAG GTAAGAGCACGAAATGGCATGGaaaatctaacaataagcccCTGAGAAGCCAGTACTGCCACGGGCAACCAGGTCAATCTACGCATCCATCCTACGCTGGAAAATCGTTGGTGGTGTACGATCAGACGCAGGCTGGAACACCGGTATCGACCTCCTCGTTCCTAGTCTCATCGTCAACCTTCGCTCACGGCCAATTCCCAGCCGAACACTACAACAACTCAAGTGTTGCCCTTGTGCCTCCACCTTACTTCAAACCACCCGAGGTTCAGACCTTTTGCCTTGTCCAGGATCGGCAGACTGCTCCGCAGCACAACTCATACTACAATATTTCGGCCGCTAACACTTGCAGTCGCCAGACTgtcaactcgacccctggatTTCAGCTGCCAAATATCGCTCCGTACACTGTAACTGCGATTCCGAATAATCAGATTCCCGCAGCCCTCCCTGTCCAGTCaacacaaatatttcaaaccgcCCCTGTTGGCTTAGTCTTCGGTCCACCACCGCGAGAGAAATATGCGGCCAACTCGGCACTTGATGTATCAACTTCGGCAAAGTACTTGAGGAATAAACATCCATGCAGTGTAGCAAATCCGAAAATTCCGACAATTCCTCGACTGCAAAACGAGTGGCCACCATCTCTCGCTCCTACCACCAACTCCTCTTCTTCTACCGCCGTAGCTACCAGCGTCAATGCACCTGCCCTTTCCTCCAACAACGTCGCATTTGATGCCTGCAAAAGCCCACAAGACACTTCGTTCCAGAAGCTAAGTATCTCGACGCCGCTGAAGCAAGCTGAAGACCGTTACTCCGACGACTCTTCAGTCAGCTTTGACTTCACCATCGAGGCAGAAAAGATGGTGTCAGCTCTCTGCAATACCGCTTCGTCGAACGATCTTGGAGGTGTTTGTGGAAAGGACGAGATCCGGAAATCAGAAACAAGCTACTTCAACGGGGCCGGGGACAACGTGGGGAACAAAGGAACTTGGTTCGCTGACTTGGGGATCGAGTATTCCCTTAACGGAGATGGTGGTTCTCGAGCTGTCGGGACTCAGACGCAACCAAATCAGGCCTTCGCTCAGCAACTGCCCGAATTGATACGCAAGACTGCATATTGGGGCTGCAGTGAGGCCGAGTCGATATTGAACTCGGTTAAATACCAAAATCCGAAGCAAGCCTGGCTGTCGAATATCTCCTCAGCAACGAGGACCGCTATTACAAAGTCCTCCACCTGCTTCCCTGTCTTTGCAAATGACGGAACATTTGTCCATGACCTTATAAGCGCTCTGTTACGAGTAACCAATGGTTGGCTAATTCTggataattatttaaacaagCAGCACTATCCTAATTTAACGGACAAATTTGACGATGAACTTACTAGATGCTTTCAAGGCTGGGAAGGAAGCACTTACGAGCTGCTCAGAAACGTGATTCAGACCTTTCTTAAACTCGACGAAGCTagtaaatcaaatttcaacctGACATCTGGCCCACAATCTGAAACACAAAACGGTTCTTTTCCAGGAGACGTTTCCTTGTACACCAATTCCGACGTTTTCTGTCCCACTGTAAGTACCGCCAGCTCTCAACATCGTTCAGATAACAACATTCTATCTTCAACGTTCCCCTTTCAACAACCACAAGAGTCCGCTTACGCTGTACACTACACTCGGCAACCCACTGGAGTACAGAATTTTCGTTACATCAATACTCAACAAGGCCTAAAAGAGACAAAACCGCGCAGTAAGTGGACACTAACCGAGAGCTTGGTCTCGGCTCCAGAAGGTACGAAGTCGGTACCAGATGTTACTCTTATAAATAACGAAGCGGGTCTTGGTGGATGCAAATTTCggtcaaaaataaattcatcttCGGGAAAAGACACCGCACGACAGTCTCTGAACGCAGAATTTGTCGACCTGAGAAATAAAGTTATGGAAAGCAACTCTGACACCGTTAAACAATGGAACATGAACTCTGACTCCAGGAGGAAgaacgattttcttttcagaataaaatctaCTGGGGAAATGGAACCGGTTTATAAGGCGAATTCATCCACCGGACTTGTATCGATGTATTCAACGAAAACATCTGACACGGCATATGACACAGGCGTTTCAACAAAGCTATACATGCAAGATTCTGAGACAGTGTTTCGTAATGCCACTGCGGTAGCTGAGCCTGCTTACATCGGTAAACCGTCTATGCTAGGAGAATCCAATTTTACTAGAAAATTTCGCAGGGATAACGATCACCGAAGTAAATCTTCAAAGTGCatggataaaaattctttagcCAGATCAGGAAGCGGCGTCGAAACAATTTGCTTAGGAAAATCGTCAACCGATCATTTAGAATTGGCTACAGTGCCTAAAAACAAAATGACCCTGCTGAGTCAGATTGAACCAAGCGCGACTCTGGGCAAAGGACGCGAAGAAATGGCAGCCAGTCTGTCTGCTTGGTTTGCTAGCATGCGAACTTCGAATCCAGCACTATCTGCAAGCTCGACgggaaattctgaaaatcgtCTCTCAGAGAATTACAAGTCACCCCATTCTCAAGATCTATCACGGAGCACCATTGACCTGACCAGGCAACTTCAAATGGACCCTAACAGGCAACTGAAGACCCTGCAGAACATGCAGAGCATCCAAAGCGCGCCCTGGAACGCCTGCAACCTGATCAACAGTCGAAACAACGTTCAGCAAATCGAGGAGTACGACAGCTCGGAAGATGTCAGAGTGTACATGAAGCCAGGAAGCTACAATGTCCCGAAAAAACGACACCAACGACGTCCAAATAGACGCGTGGAGAATCCACCAGTTCCGAGAAATCCCAGCGGTAACATAACCCAAAACAATTCCGGGTCCACCCAAAGACTTCAGTTCCCAGCTGTGCCAGCCCTTCCACAGCCTTCACTTTCGCTAGATAACTCCCCTCGGATCTTACGCCGAGTAAACTCTTCATCATCGCATGATTTCTCTCAGGACGTTACTTGGAAGGCAGCTTGTGCTTCTGCCGAGATACTGCTGGAAGCGCTGGCTGTAAAAGAGGGTGAAATCGGCGCAAGTGAGGTCAAAGAAACCACCACTCGAATGAGCCCAACACCAAAGTGTCAGGACGGTGGAGCCTCAGCCTCCAGCTATGAGGCTTCGGAGGATGACTCGGGGTCAACGTGTAAGTTGTCCACTTCCGGCTTACAATCAAAGGACACCAAAATGAGTAAAACTAACATCAAGACGGACTCTTGGTTGATCAGAACTCTGAATAACGCCAGTATCAAACAGAGGCAAGAACCCGACTTGGACAGTTCAGAGTCTTTTAACAGCTCTATACACGAGGATGAATTGGTCACAGGGAACTCAGGAAAAAAGCTTGACACTAGTTTGAGTCGCAGTCAAGAACCTAGAGATGAAGACCAGGCCACGGACTTGGCCGAGGGGATTGTCAGGGCGACATACTCGGAGACGGTGCGACGCTGTGCCTCTGGTAACGGCACCAAGGAATCGTGCAGATCGCGACCTCCAAAAGCTACCCTAGCAAACACGTCGGGAACCGGTAATATCATGTCGGCTCGGAAATGTCAGCGCAAAGAGTTGCTGTCGCACAAATCGCGAAAATCAGTCGTAAAGGGAGTCGCAAAGCAAACAGATTTAGCTCCGAGCGAGGAGAGTTGCGTCAAGATAAAACTAGCTAAGGATGAAATTCCCCGATTGCCCGTGGTCAAAGGTCAATCGAAGAAGAAAGACGCGGTATCCGTACATTCTGGAGAGAATGGAAAGAACAAAGGTGGAGATCGTGGTTGGTCGGTTTGGTACAGCTCCCGAAGAAGACAAAGTCTCAGTCCGCTGGCATCGAGGAAGCTAGAGGAGATTCACGACACAGTCTGGCAGATGGAAGAGGCTGAAATGTTCAAGTATCCTCCGTCAAGTTCACTGGCGATTCGCTCTTCGACAGAATCG AGCGAAGATTATTACAAGGTCATAAAGAGCCCCATGTTCCTCGAAACAATCGACTACAAGCTCAAAAACAAAATCTATCATAAGGTGGAACACGTCATCAGAGATTTCAGAAGAATCATCTTCAACTCGAGGATGTATTACAAG AACGATGCCGATCGCATGGCGCGCGTTGAAGCATTGTCGCAAAAACTCGACAACCTCTTCGACGAACACTTTACAAGCtgggattttgaaaatataaccgGAAGCCCGCGGGATGGCAACGGATCGCCAACTCCATCTCGTTACAAATTGCCAGCACAGAAAGCAACGCGTTCCGTAAATACGAAAAAGAGTCCGTCGGTTCACATAAATCTAGATAACTCTGGCTCAGTACACTAA